The proteins below come from a single Mytilus edulis chromosome 5, xbMytEdul2.2, whole genome shotgun sequence genomic window:
- the LOC139524394 gene encoding glycogen synthase kinase-3 beta-like — MSGRPRTTSFAEGNKAGSTAPYGGMRTISKDGSKVTTVLATAGTGSDRTQEVSYTDAKVIGNGSFGVVYQAKLVETNELVAIKKVLQDKRFKNRELQIMRKLEHSNIVKLKYFFYSAGEKKDEVFLNLVLEYVPETVYRVARHYSKSKQTIPVLYIKLYMYQLFRSLAYIHSQGVCHRDIKPQNLLLDPETGVLKLCDFGSAKVLVRGEPNVSYICSRYYRAPELIFGATDYTCQIDVWSAGCVLAELLLGQPIFPGDSGVDQLVEIIKVLGTPNRDQIKEMNPNYTEFKFPQIKTHPWNKVFRPRTPQEAIQVVSRLLEYIPSARISPLEACAHCFFDELREPSTRLPNGRELPPLFNFTPQELSIQPNLNPKLIPPHIRAIVNDGPQSSSQDTTTNPDAQGTTATGGTA, encoded by the exons ATGAGTGGACGTCCCAGAACAACGTCCTTTGCTGAAGGAAATAAAGCCGGATCGACTGCACCTTACGGCGGAATGAGAACAATAA GTAAAGACGGTAGTAAAGTGACAACTGTTTTAGCCACTGCTGGAACAGGATCAGATAGAACACAAGAAGTGTCATATACTGATGCAAAAGTTATAGGAAATGGTTCCTTTGGGGTAGTTTATCAAGCCAAGCTAGTCGAAACCAATGAACTTGTTGCTATCAAAAAAGTCTTACAAGACAAAAGATTCAAG aacagagaATTGCAAATAATGAGGAAGCTTGAACATTCAAATAttgtgaaattaaaatatttcttcTACTCAGCTGGAGAAAAG aaagacgAAGTGTTCCTAAATTTAGTCCTAGAATATGTTCCTGAGACCGTTTACAGAGTAGCTCGACACTATAGTAAATCCAAGCAGACGATTCCTGTTTTATATATCAAG TTGTACATGTACCAGTTATTTCGAAGTTTAGCATATATTCATTCACAAGGAGTTTGTCATAGAGATATAAAACCGCAGAATTTATTATTAGACCCGGAAACAGGTGTACTCAAGTTGTGTGACTTTGGCAG TGCCAAGGTTTTAGTAAGGGGAGAACCCAacgtttcatacatttgttcAAGATATTACAGAGCTCCAGAGCTAATATTTGGTGCTACAGACTATACATGTCAAATAG ATGTGTGGTCTGCAGGGTGTGTACTGGCCGAATTACTTCTAGGCCAGCCTATATTTCCTGGGGACAGTGGCGTTGATCAACTGGTAGAAATAATAAAAGTCCTAGGCACCCCAAACAGAGACCAAATAAAAGAAATGAATCCTAATTACACGGAATTTAAATTTCCACAGATAAAAACACATCCGTGGAACAag GTTTTTAGACCAAGAACACCACAAGAGGCTATACAGGTTGTCAGTCGGTTATTAGAATATATTCCGTCAGCTAGAATATCTCCTCTTGAAGCATGTGCTCATTGTTTTTTTGACGAATTGAGAGAACCATCTACAAGGTTACCCAATGGTAGAGAATTGCCACCCTTATTTAATTTCACCCCTCAAG AATTATCAATACAGCCTAATCTCAACCCTAAACTTATACCTCCACACATTCGTGCCATTGTAAATGACGGGCCACAAAGCTCATCTCAGGACACTACAACCAACCCAGATGCCCAGGGTACAACAGCCACTGGAGGCACAGCTTAG